Proteins co-encoded in one Cyprinus carpio isolate SPL01 chromosome B5, ASM1834038v1, whole genome shotgun sequence genomic window:
- the LOC109078961 gene encoding stromal cell-derived factor 2-like protein 1 gives MGPLRVISVFLEVILVALMFGQCSSRDLDSSYVTCGSVVKLLNTRHSVRLHSHDVKYGSGSGQQSVTGVDSADDANSYWRIRGKPDKVCQRGEPIQCGQAIRITHMKTGRNLHSHHFSSPLSNHQEVSAFGENGEGDDLDVWTVQCGETYWERDDAVRFKHVATEVFLSVTGEQYGQPIRGQHEVHGMPSPNQHNYWKVMEGVFIQPGSDPVRHDEL, from the exons ATGGGACCATTAAGGGTTATATCTGTCTTTCTGGAGGTCATTTTAGTGGCTTTGATGTTTGGCCAGTGCAGCTCTCGTGATCTGGACTCCAGCTACGTGACGTGCGGCTCTGTGGTCAAACTGCTGAACACCCGGCACAGCGTCAGACTTCACTCGCATGATGTCAAATACGGATCAG GAAGTGGCCAGCAATCAGTAACCGGTGTAGATTCTGCTGATGATGCCAACAGCTACTGGCGTATCCGTGGGAAACCAGACAAAGTTTGTCAGCGTGGGGAGCCCATTCAATGCGGACAGGCCATCCGAATTACACACATGAAGACTGGACGCAACCTGCACTCGCATCACTTTAGCTCCCCACTGTCTAACCATCAG GAAGTGAGTGCATTTGGTGAAAATGGAGAAGGAGATGATTTAGACGTATGGACTGTGCAGTGTGGCGAAACATACTGGGAACGTGACGACGCAGTGCGATTTAAACACGTTGCCACTGAGGTTTTCCTCAGTGTTACCGGAGAGCAGTACGGTCAACCAATCAGAGGCCAGCATGAGGTCCATGGAATGCCTTCACCCAATCAGCATAACTACTGGAAGGTGATGGAGGGGGTTTTTATTCAGCCCGGCAGTGATCCAGTGCGCCACGACGAGCTCTGA